In Gemmatimonadota bacterium, a single genomic region encodes these proteins:
- a CDS encoding PorV/PorQ family protein: protein MKRLQTTLVLVFTAFALSATGAEAGLKKLGNAGFTFLKVSQSARAVAMGDAYTAVGTGIDAMFWNPAGITQIDRAAFSLGYNKWMVNSKFYSGAFAYNLGTQTIGITVLSFTPDEFEETTIFQPNGTGNIIKDSDFAIGLTYAIKFTDRLSFGAQGRYIQETLYTDVNSGLDISIGTLFYTGFRSLRLAMTLKNFGQDIVIIDDTAFRPLIYSIAASMELYGNLGDPVSLTVAAENAFFVDFEGRIHAGAELWLHNILALRGGWKFNNDTESFALGFGLKYSVNERPFTLDMAYSDMGELLDPTYRINIGGSF, encoded by the coding sequence GTGAAACGCTTACAAACAACACTCGTCCTGGTCTTCACTGCCTTTGCCCTATCGGCAACAGGCGCAGAGGCCGGGCTCAAAAAACTCGGCAATGCCGGATTCACCTTCCTCAAAGTCTCCCAAAGCGCGCGCGCAGTTGCCATGGGCGATGCGTACACCGCAGTGGGCACGGGTATCGATGCCATGTTCTGGAATCCAGCGGGCATCACGCAAATCGACCGCGCCGCTTTTAGCCTGGGATACAACAAGTGGATGGTCAATTCCAAATTTTATTCGGGGGCTTTTGCCTATAACCTGGGCACGCAGACCATAGGCATCACGGTCTTGTCTTTCACACCCGACGAATTTGAAGAAACCACCATTTTCCAGCCCAATGGCACGGGCAATATCATTAAAGACAGCGACTTTGCCATTGGCCTGACTTATGCCATCAAATTCACCGACCGATTGTCATTTGGTGCCCAGGGCCGGTATATTCAAGAGACGCTCTATACCGATGTCAACAGCGGTCTGGATATCTCCATAGGCACGCTCTTTTACACCGGGTTCCGGTCTTTGCGTTTGGCCATGACGCTGAAGAATTTCGGACAGGATATCGTCATCATCGACGATACGGCCTTCCGCCCCCTCATCTACAGCATCGCGGCTTCAATGGAACTCTACGGCAATCTGGGCGATCCAGTTTCGCTTACCGTAGCTGCGGAAAATGCCTTCTTTGTCGATTTTGAAGGCCGCATTCACGCGGGTGCCGAACTCTGGTTGCACAATATTCTCGCACTGCGCGGTGGCTGGAAATTCAATAACGATACCGAGAGTTTTGCACTCGGTTTTGGCCTCAAATACTCGGTCAATGAGCGCCCCTTCACCCTGGACATGGCGTATAGCGACATGGGCGAGTTATTGGATCCCACCTATCGGATAAATATCGGCGGTTCCTTCTGA
- a CDS encoding TonB-dependent receptor: MKRIAMICVLLCFASHLYAGTTGKIAGVIKDDQGNPLPGANVIVEGTRLGAVADADGSYFIINILPGRYALTASLIGYTNQTQSDVSVKTDFTTPLNFQLKETTVELAELTVVAERPPVERDKTTSKYIMGGDTIDRLSTAASTSELMSLQAGVSLDNNEPAIRGSYQGNRGNSETLVYVDGVVMDAGTARGDVQFVGVNSDAVQEITVITGGMEAEYGNATSGAIHIITREGGKNFHGKGGFTYIPPGKKHWGGNVYDSPIHKGRMKWGDATWENETYTDPGPDRQMGTGDDITRLAHERTDYTGIHGYEVDGSLSGPLLGNASFFVTAQHEGQASHFPSPTKRGIFHQAVSTSPQTARWIESPYNIKGTYKLAWDVQSNIKVKVGGVYARHEAYQVGEGESWVQGVKRTVGRELQGIDIFLPANEAGAGIANVKHDLAYISLTHTLSNKTFYEARLSYYRDATDTTNVPGVTSQFGGGITEPLRKDQDGVFTIGPRRVSIWINDHRARLNFKLDYSSQINKNHFIKTGIDLTRHTYWWNQINWPQAGKSRYQLAGVPYEMGEPINPIQSAFYLQDKMEFEGIIVNLGIRYDRHDHNGDFYSPIANNAWSGAPMTNSWSRQRKFMPRTSVSTKSAWSPRLGVSHPITANAIIRFSYGIFHQMPGFWHLYSYEWRGVAPPEDFNDNGQIDDTEWLNKNNQPATTGNPHLDYKRSTNFEVGTDWNFYQDYVLSFTTYQQSVDGQVRFGRAHWRDPSRKSQRGRNTPLGYVFTDNRGFEMSLRKDFSQNFSFQVAYNHQWQSGGNAGINRIIYFPNSQFIASDLYFIQHTKDTNGDGVVNASDDGSEAKVPLTPQQIQDIGAEADRYIQTIREGTNPDWNPLTDSEIQEVENLSGVFYFTRNTTSDRSAGRGGRAETAGFGDRRGTMKIAFTYETPMHYGPALGGFRLNVINTLKTGRRISIPHPTQGNVERFGPMETKTHLSLEKRFRTGRTEATLFMNVYNFFNQRDPATEYFWRGPWFDRHNQGPQAELWYLYGMDMPKPTDKNYINYGDTKEYHRWAGRPREISIGLQIGF, from the coding sequence ATGAAACGAATAGCTATGATATGCGTACTTCTGTGTTTTGCCTCTCATCTCTATGCGGGCACCACGGGTAAAATCGCCGGTGTCATCAAAGACGACCAGGGCAATCCGCTTCCCGGCGCCAATGTGATCGTAGAAGGCACGCGACTCGGCGCTGTGGCAGATGCCGATGGCAGCTATTTTATCATCAATATTCTACCGGGACGATACGCGCTCACAGCTTCGCTTATCGGATATACCAATCAAACCCAGAGCGATGTATCGGTCAAAACGGACTTCACCACGCCTCTCAACTTTCAACTCAAAGAAACCACCGTCGAATTGGCCGAACTCACAGTTGTGGCTGAACGCCCACCCGTAGAAAGAGACAAAACCACGAGCAAATACATCATGGGTGGTGATACGATAGATCGGCTATCGACAGCGGCAAGCACCTCAGAACTCATGAGCCTTCAGGCAGGCGTCTCTCTCGACAACAACGAACCCGCCATTCGCGGCAGCTATCAGGGCAACCGGGGCAACTCGGAAACACTCGTCTATGTGGATGGCGTCGTCATGGATGCGGGCACTGCCCGGGGCGATGTTCAATTTGTCGGAGTCAACAGCGACGCCGTACAAGAAATTACCGTCATCACTGGCGGGATGGAAGCCGAATACGGCAATGCCACATCTGGCGCCATTCACATCATCACCCGAGAAGGCGGCAAAAATTTTCACGGCAAAGGCGGCTTCACTTATATTCCACCGGGCAAAAAACACTGGGGTGGCAATGTCTATGACAGCCCCATCCACAAAGGCAGAATGAAATGGGGCGATGCGACCTGGGAAAATGAAACATACACAGATCCCGGTCCAGACCGCCAGATGGGAACGGGCGACGACATCACCCGCCTGGCGCACGAGCGCACGGACTACACGGGCATTCACGGTTATGAAGTCGATGGGTCACTCTCGGGTCCATTGCTGGGAAATGCCTCCTTTTTTGTCACGGCACAGCACGAGGGACAAGCCTCGCATTTTCCCTCTCCCACCAAACGCGGCATCTTCCACCAGGCCGTCTCAACATCTCCACAAACCGCCCGCTGGATCGAATCGCCCTACAACATCAAAGGCACCTACAAACTGGCCTGGGATGTGCAATCCAACATAAAAGTTAAAGTCGGCGGGGTCTATGCACGTCACGAAGCCTATCAGGTCGGCGAGGGGGAAAGCTGGGTACAGGGCGTCAAGCGCACCGTTGGTCGAGAACTCCAGGGCATCGACATCTTTCTTCCCGCAAACGAAGCCGGTGCAGGCATCGCCAACGTCAAACACGACCTGGCATACATATCCCTCACACATACCCTGAGCAACAAAACCTTTTACGAAGCCCGGCTATCCTATTACCGCGACGCCACAGACACAACCAATGTGCCGGGTGTCACCAGCCAATTTGGCGGCGGCATTACAGAACCGCTCAGAAAAGATCAGGACGGGGTATTCACCATTGGCCCCAGACGGGTCTCCATCTGGATCAACGACCACCGCGCCCGCCTCAACTTCAAACTCGATTATTCCAGCCAGATCAACAAGAACCACTTTATCAAAACCGGCATTGATCTGACGCGACACACCTACTGGTGGAACCAGATCAACTGGCCGCAGGCGGGCAAATCGCGCTATCAACTCGCGGGCGTGCCCTACGAAATGGGCGAACCCATTAACCCCATCCAATCCGCCTTTTACCTCCAGGACAAAATGGAATTTGAAGGCATCATCGTCAACCTGGGCATCCGCTACGACAGACACGACCACAACGGCGATTTTTACTCCCCAATTGCCAACAATGCCTGGAGCGGAGCACCTATGACCAACTCCTGGTCTCGGCAGCGCAAATTTATGCCGCGCACCTCTGTATCCACCAAATCAGCCTGGAGTCCTCGCCTGGGCGTTTCGCACCCCATTACGGCCAATGCCATCATTCGATTTTCCTACGGCATCTTTCACCAGATGCCTGGATTCTGGCACCTCTATTCCTACGAATGGCGCGGCGTTGCCCCTCCAGAAGACTTCAACGACAATGGCCAAATCGACGATACCGAATGGCTCAATAAAAACAACCAGCCAGCCACCACGGGCAATCCCCACCTCGATTACAAACGCTCCACCAATTTTGAGGTGGGCACAGACTGGAACTTCTATCAGGACTATGTCCTGAGCTTCACGACTTATCAGCAAAGCGTAGATGGTCAGGTTCGATTCGGCAGAGCCCACTGGCGTGACCCCAGTCGCAAAAGCCAAAGGGGACGCAACACACCTCTGGGCTATGTTTTTACAGACAATCGGGGATTTGAAATGAGCCTCCGAAAGGACTTCAGCCAGAACTTCTCCTTCCAGGTCGCCTACAACCACCAGTGGCAGTCGGGAGGCAACGCGGGAATCAACCGGATCATCTACTTTCCCAACTCGCAATTTATCGCATCAGATCTCTATTTTATCCAGCACACCAAAGACACCAATGGCGACGGCGTAGTAAATGCCAGCGACGATGGATCAGAAGCAAAAGTACCGCTCACACCGCAGCAAATTCAGGACATCGGCGCCGAGGCAGACCGCTATATCCAGACCATCCGAGAGGGCACCAACCCCGACTGGAATCCGTTGACCGACAGCGAAATTCAGGAAGTGGAAAATCTTTCAGGCGTCTTTTACTTCACCCGCAACACCACCTCTGATCGCAGTGCGGGTCGTGGGGGCCGCGCAGAAACCGCTGGTTTTGGCGACCGACGCGGCACCATGAAAATCGCGTTTACGTATGAAACGCCCATGCATTACGGCCCAGCCCTCGGCGGTTTCAGGCTCAATGTGATCAACACCCTGAAAACGGGACGCCGAATCAGCATTCCGCATCCCACACAGGGCAATGTCGAGCGATTTGGACCTATGGAAACCAAGACCCACCTGTCTTTGGAAAAACGCTTCCGCACAGGTCGAACCGAAGCCACCCTGTTTATGAACGTGTACAACTTCTTCAACCAGCGCGACCCGGCCACCGAATATTTCTGGCGCGGTCCCTGGTTTGATCGACACAATCAGGGCCCACAGGCCGAACTCTGGTATCTCTACGGCATGGACATGCCCAAACCCACGGACAAAAACTATATCAACTACGGCGATACCAAAGAATACCACCGCTGGGCCGGTCGGCCTCGAGAGATCAGCATAGGTCTCCAAATTGGATTTTAA